The genomic interval AACGACAGGCGTATCAAGGCGGTGGGAACTGTTTCTGCCGTCAACATTGGATTCATGTACCGAGCAGGCTGGAACGGAAACCAGTCCGGAATTGTGGATCAGGTTCTCCAAGTTGGAGCCCAGGCTCGTACCGATGAGGCGAACGGACAAGACATTACTTATCTGTCTTGGGCTCCCGAGACGATTGATGATGCTCCTGTTCCAGAGCTCAGAGATGCCTACACCTACTACAAAACAGAGCGAGCGGCCAAGCCCAATGCCCCTTCCAAATATACAGATCGATCTCTCACCCAGCTCGCTACCTATGACGCCTTCCACCAGGCCAAGGAGTTCCTCACCCAGCCCATTCTCATGGTTGCCGGTGAGGACGCCGGCACCAAGTTTTACTCCGAAGAGCTAATCGAGACCATCAAGAGCTCCAACAAGAACGCTTCCAACTACTTTGTCAAAGGCTCCAACCACTTTGACATGTATGACAAGTCCCAATTTGTGGACGAGGCTGTCTCCAAGTTCATCTCCTTCTACCAGGAGTTCCTGGAGTAGAAGGGATCAACTGAGCACCTACTACCTGATATAGATAATCAATAGGATAACTAATACTGACAGTTAAAAAGGGATTAACCCAGCAAACGTTGTCTACTGAAGTACAGAATCTTGGGTCCATTGGTGGATTTTCGGTCAACTTCGAAACGTTGTAGAAGTCTCACCAAACTTGGAATTGAGCATTTGTGAATTGGAACACATGAAAATTAGTGCCTTGGAGAGGGAACAAACCAATCTTTACGCTTCTACTAGTAGCAAACAGAACTTGCATTGCTGAATTCTGGATATCTCCATCTACAACGTCGATAAATGTGTGAACTGCAATGTTTATCGCCGTTTTATGAGCTTCCTGAAGTTTGGCATTCGCCTTGAAAGTATTTCTACTACAATTATCGGTACACATTCTCATTCATGCTTCGCATTCCAGAAATGTATTTGAGACACTCTGAAACAGATTGGAAGTGGTATCAAGGCAGGACTCGGCAGGACTCGGCCAGTGCATCCAATCAACGCCCTATGaagcacaaaaaaagaaagcaCAGTCGCACTCTCTGTTGAGCTCTGTGTATAGAGTCTGTAGTGTCTCTTCAGCTAGATTGTCATGTGCACAGCAGCTAAAACTGCAGGATGTGCGTACACCAATCACTCTTGCAAGATGGTAAACATAGCGCTGTGGTAGCTCCCAAAACGTGCCTGTAAAGTGCGCGAAAAAGCAACCAAAGCAGCCACATTAAAGGCAGTAACTGTTGCAACGATGTTGGCCAAACCACACGAAACGCAAACGTAGATCGGATTCAGGGGTATGTTTTGAGCTAGTTGTTCCGAAACCGGATATCCGAGGATAAATGAGGTTTAAAAGAAGTGAGGAGTTCGGAATTGGAATGTAAAGATAACCAACAATACCAGACTTGCTTTAAACCCTGGGTTTGTCACTGATATTCCCCAATACCAAGCTTCTTCGTTGTATACGAGATACATACGATGATGCATTAAGGTGGATAGGGTTTCGATAAGATTCCAAAGGGGGCTCTCCACCTCTTGAGACGGTCAGAGAAGGTGGAAAAATAACAGTCTTCCCGATCAAGACGGTCCGTGacttgttttgtttttccgaTCCCGGCTCTTTTCTATATATTTTATCGGGTTTCTGCATCACTGCTCGGATATTGAACGTTGTCGAGGTCAAGTTTTTGAAACGTGATTTTGTCCTGTCGTATGGAGTGAGTAGCTACTTGAGTTGGAGTTCTGAAACTCGATTGGAATGACTGATGTTACCGCTATCTTCGGTCCAATAATTGTCCCCTTCTGCGTATTACATCTTCGTCTGTTAGGGGGTTCATAGAGTCGATATATACGCAGAGTTAAAATTAAGCGAGATGAAAAGTTGAGgttattttttattttatttttgttcTTTTCTGGAAGGGGGCGGTTGTTTTATGTTTTgtttaattttttttcttcatgaTGCAATTGAACTTTTAGGTGAAAAGACGGACTAAATACTGGTGGAATAATATCTTGTAATCCGAGATTTTGCAGCCATTGATCTTTCAGCCCGTTATCTCACTCCAATGACACTTCCACACATATATCAAGTACACCGCGTTATAGGTCTTGGAAAAAACACCTATTCTACGATATTATCACATGGTGCATTACATCAGAGTGCCAAATGGCTGTCTATTATGTTGGTAGGGGTCGGGGTTCGTCATACTCTCTGTTTTTGAACGGCTATAGCCGCTTCTTCTAACCACATCCCGATCCAAGAGATGCACCTagagctacttgtagtgggGGAAGGGTGGGGGTGCATATGAAATATCTACCTGTTTAGCTGATAAGAGGCAAGGGAGGTTAGCTGGTAGCAGTAGGTTCAGACAAGTGTTTCAGTCACGTCAGCTAGTTCCGCGTTTGGTTTGGGGATATGGCTGAGGTTTGACTTGATGGAAGGTCTTTTCTGGGATTGCGAGATGGCAATTGCGGCTCGTGGTGTAACCAGGATCAATAGGTGAGTATTTCATTCGAATCTTTCCGTCATTCGCATCGCAATGACATCTTTAACATCCGTTTTCGGGGGCATTCTCGAGCCTCTCGACTGAAAGTTAACATTGCACATCGGGCACGGATATGTCCTTTGACACCTTGCCGTTCGTATCTCCATGTGTGCCAATTTCCCTTGGTTGAGAGACGGAAACAGCAATTCCATGCGAGTTTGGCTGGATGCGTCGGTAGTGTCAAGAAGGATACTACGAGAGACAGTAGTGCGGCGGTTACTTCAGACTTAGTTCCCGTTTccccccttttttttttctttttttttgtttttcttcttcaaacAAGACCGATAGGGGCGATAGAAAGATTTCTCGAGATCAAGAAGTCCACCTTACGGCCCACCCCTCGAATACGGAGGGGAAATCACCCCATTTTTTCAAATTTTGTTGCAGAATATTACATCTTTGGCTGTGCCGCTTTGCGCGTTTCCATTTGCTTTTTTTCATGGTTTTTTCTTTAGACATCCTGTTTCAACTGATTGCTCCGAGCAGCTGTCAGATAACATGTGCTGTGAGGCCTGTGCATAGATAACGGCTTTGGTAAGTATATATAGTAATTGGAAATAGGAGGTATTATGGGAAACATTCCAACAAACACACTGGGCGGGGAGATTTTATCGTAACCCTCGTATCTCTACGACATATCTATACCGACGACGGCATTCAGACATATCTACAGACTCCCAGATAGGTAACAGGAACTATACAACACCGAGATCGAGATTTATCAACTTGTGAAGTTCCCATCAAGCCAGATCTACTGAAACTTCCCTCTTCGACACATCTCTTAAAAGCTCGGGGAACTATGTCAGAATATGAACTACCCGACCTAGTATGGGTGACGACAAGCGGAGCGTTAGTGTGGCTCATGGTGCCTGGAATCGCGTTTCTATACTCGGGATTGTCGCGCAAAAACCATGCCCTGGGTGCTCTTTGGACTGGAATGATGACTCTCGGcgtctccttcttccagtggtggttgtggggCTACTCGTTGAGCTTTTCGGCCAAGGATAACGGTCAACACTTCATTGGAGGAATGGAACACGTTGTTGCTCAACATGTATGGACTTCTCGGTCGGCTTCGACGCCCACAGTTCCCGATGTAGTGTGTTACTTCTACCAGGGCATGTTTGCGTGTGTCACTGCAGCTCTCATGATTGGCGGAGGAAACGAGCGAGTAAGACTGGGGCCTTTGGCTGTGTTTCTTTTCATATGGCAGACAATTGTGTATTGTCCAATTGCCTACTGGACGTGGAACCCCAATGGTTGGGCTGCTCGTTTGGGCAGTCTGGACTTTGCAGGGGGAGGACCGGTTCACATGTGCTCTGGAAGTGCAGCCATGGCGTTTGCCTTGGTGGTTGGACGTCGAAAAAGTCCAGCTTGTGACTTTGTGCCTGCCTTCAGGCCCTCGTCGGTAGCCTACATCATCATGGGCACCATCATGCTGTGGTTTGGGTGGCTGGGGTTCAACGGAGGCTCTGCTGGGGGAGCCAGTGTGCGAGGAATTGTGGCCATGGTGAACACCAATCTGGCGGCT from Yarrowia lipolytica chromosome 1F, complete sequence carries:
- a CDS encoding uncharacterized protein (Compare to YALI0F12925g, similar to uniprot|P41948 Saccharomyces cerevisiae YNL142w MEP2 high affinity low capacity ammonia permease), whose translation is MSEYELPDLVWVTTSGALVWLMVPGIAFLYSGLSRKNHALGALWTGMMTLGVSFFQWWLWGYSLSFSAKDNGQHFIGGMEHVVAQHVWTSRSASTPTVPDVVCYFYQGMFACVTAALMIGGGNERVRLGPLAVFLFIWQTIVYCPIAYWTWNPNGWAARLGSLDFAGGGPVHMCSGSAAMAFALVVGRRKSPACDFVPAFRPSSVAYIIMGTIMLWFGWLGFNGGSAGGASVRGIVAMVNTNLAASCGGLTWMMVDYFRHNGKWTAIGICSGAIVGLVGVTPAAGFVPAWSAVVIGIVSGVAANLGIGIKGVVYIDDGLDVFALHGIGGFTGSVMTAFFASDWVTKTDGVTVIQGGWVNGHYVQLGYQLASACATIGWSFAITYLILITMDLIPFLTLRMDAVDEQLGTDVTQLSNECPEQWEELTLYLRPWLENVEKEKQERMAQEAMHQVV